The window GCTATGAAGAAGTACAAAGACAGCGGAGCGGCTGACGAGTTCAAACAGAAGAAGAAACAAGCGGAAAAAGACAAGAAAGCAGCTGATAAGAAGTCAAAGGCACCGAGCAAACCCAAACAAAGCAAGAACACCAGCGCCGGCTCAGGCTCTGGCAAGTTCACCAGCAAGGAGTATGTAGAGGACGACGACAGCTCCTCTGACTCGGATAAGgaaaagaaagataaaaaagattCAAAGGATGTGAGTTTCTTTTACAACTTAGTTAGAGTCTGAATTAAGCTCGGGATCATAAAAAAGGCtcatcattttgtttttaatggtTAAGTTATAGTTTCACTTTTAACTCAAatagaaaagttaaaaaatgatCTATATGAGCAGGATTCCAGCCAATGCGTAATGCCTTTATTGGTAAGAAAACCAGAACTCGATATCTGCTGGTCGCTGGTTCGAAACCCGCTGTTGTCAATGAAGTTTATGTGActgaaattcatttttattccagatttactaatttaattttgcttgaaattgaattgaattgaaatgctttgaatgaatgaatgaaattgaattgaattgaaatgCTTGAAATTACCAGAATTTGTTTGAATacctatttttgttattaatgtgtatatatttttttttcagagtaAGGATACAAAGAAGAGCAAGGCCAAGTCTTCATCGTCGGAAGCGGAATCGTCCGCCTCTGGCGATGAAAGCGGGAGCGGGAGCGGGAGcgattaaataagattatattataagttagtTTACATAAGAACCGAAATAAATGATGAatgttataattcatatctttCGTTTCGATAACAtatattcgatttttttttatcttcattttgacaaaaaaccagtgtaaattgtttatacaCAGCACAACAACTATTACGCTTTGTACATGTTCTGCAATCGACCATATCTTACAGAGTCAGGTATTGTTAAATAGGAATCCGAATTGAACAGCCGACTATATCTTcgtttttccttttttttttcttatttaaaaactcaacTTTTTCTGCGTGCGTTTCgttcctttttttaattttaagacacTAATGTTTTCATGAATGTTCTTTGCTCGTTGCCCTGGCGTGATATATCTTCAGACTAATatctggatttttttttgtgataaagcaatattattgtaatgataatattgaatttttactgAATTCCTCCGAACGAGAGAATATAAAGATGATGTAAGAATAATATTCTCTTAGACTTTATATGGCTACACAGTCAACCGAACAacgaatttatgtttttatttttttgctacggaaaatataattaaaaataacaagtgaATATAGCTTAAAATTTACAGCATATTTTGGTAGTCTTGCATGTGAAAGGATTCCTACAAGCACGGTTTTTCTAAAAGCAAATATAAGGACAAAATCCCTTTTGCCTTAGCCTTTTTGTAGTCTGGTGTTATCTTAGGAATATGAGGAACcaataaaaattgttgaactctggtatttaaaaaaatcgactGACCTCTATTTTGAActttaattagtatttttaaaacgtatatTCTTCTATTCTAATATATGCATATGTATGactctaataaaaaaaaagacggTTGACTACTGTATTTGTAAACTCATTAGTCGGTAGCCCTTATACTGACTGTAGTATGCGATAAAATACGGTTACgtcttataagaaataataccaAAGTTGAAAGTACTTAATAAGCGAAAGAGAGAGTGTTTGGTACGTTAGCTTctccattatatataaaaaattgacgAAAGAACTAGCGTTATACACTGAATCCGCCTTAAAAGGTTGAGTTTTATAGACTACTGTTTGAATTAcagcatatttattaaataaagttgtttaaTATTAGCAATGACACAATTAAAACTTACCACagagtatatatacatataacaaccTTAAGAATGCTGTTacctttctttaaaaaaaataaaataagtgaagCGACTGTGTCCATTAGCTTAACGTCTTTGGCGACCGTGCAAATGTACGAGATGTTACTACTAGTCAATTTTCGTAGATATTTGTTTCTTTACACATGCGAAGCCAAGAAAAGATACGGATtggtgaaatataattttactgagcaaaaaaattaacgccTATTGTATGTAATGTGGGTCTGACTACCTGATGTTACCTTACACATCTTAACGAACATTTGGAACCGTGGGGGACTGCAACGAAACTTTAttcgaattaaaaattaccacaaaatttaaatacgacacttatttaaacaaatatgcaACGGCCAGCTTAAGGCAATACGAAAAGAATTTACTGTACAAAGAATATACTAACTactaaatctttaaaaaaatcttttttggtTATTGATTAACGTGGAACTATTGATTTTAAACTCTCTAAATAGAagtaataatcttaaaataagtGCAAAATTAAAGCTAAACAGGCATAACAGTGATCCAAGAATAATGCGATCCCTTCCGCTTTACTGAAGGGGCTAAAGTGCATCACGTACAAAAGCttgctattattattgtatgcaTTTAACGCTTTGCAATTGTTAAACGACCATCATGATTTATGTGTTATAAGACGCCCGATTTTTTCCCGCTCTTTGTGAACCATGggaatattcttaaattaattcccCTAAACTTCTAATATAAAGCGAACGGtactttgtaaaataaaatcataatatctcGACTGAGTAATATTAAACTAGAATTATTTCTGTTTACCATTggaatcatatacatatatataatctagtAAATGATTTCGTCTCAGCCATATAAGGAGCGTAACTTTGTACGGACATAATAGAGTTTGAAAGTTGGCTTCCAAATGGAGAGCGGATGAACCACATTTATCAGACatgttatacattattaaaacaaagtttcttaaatatctaattgttttaaaaccaaaaaaaaagtgagtattgagttaattttttttttaaagtatccgaagtaataagaaaataagaaaagtatatatgaagttattattatctttaaataacattcaaagtaattaatagtcacgcaataaaaaaaaatatctataaaggAGGCAAAAAAGCATGATAGAtactactatatatttttaatattattcccaTGTTGACGGAGCAAATATTCATTTGGTTGTAGCGGAAGACGTGTATGTCCAAAAGTCACACGAATTATCTTAACACATGCTTAACCTATCTGaagaatgttttttatctACACTACATACACGAGATTATTTGGATCAATTTgaacagaaatttaaattatatgaaagataCCTTCGCAAAGCTTAGATATGAATTACTTAGTATTGTTtccgaaatatttttatttttggatattGAAATGAGAAATcatgaaaatgaaatgaaatcattctagacgtttaattttaatattctccaAAGATTATGTTGCCTTTTGTAAGCGATCGTCAAACAgtagagttaaaaaaaaaaagacttaaGTCCATAagttatttcaaacttatCAAAATTCGCTATtacttatgaaattaaaaaggcttgtatttaatcattaaaaaagttttacggttttaatttaacatatatttcttttgggACACAAACTTATTTCATTACGAACATTTAGTGCTGACTTTGTTAGCCACTAACTCGCcaataaaacattgtaagacctctttttaaacgatatatCTGTAGGGTGTAAAACATAGTTTATTCGTATACGGAGTTCTAATAATATCTGTATAGGCTATCGTTAGCAAAGGAAGGTATAACGAGCTTAACTAGCTCCAAGTGAAAACATCGACACAGGGCTTAAGCGTCGCCTTTTTTCTATGTAAAGGCCATTAATGTTGTATCTGTGAGCATGCAAcgataacatttataacatacgTTATAAGATACTGCACTCTTTTGCAGAAATACTAGCATGCTGTATTAGTATAACTACtgaagtataataatttacctCACATACTGAAACTAAATTTGCATATACGcttataacattattgttgCCAAATGACGCTCTTATTAGGTTCATTATACTATTCTGTGATCGGACCTGAATAATTAACTAATAAGCTAAAATATCGACAAAAAACTTACTGTAATTCTatgagttatatataaattaatagaaaataggCTTTCATGAAAGATATTTGCAATAAAGAAATAGTCTTGTACTGTTACTTATACGCGGGGGTTATTAAAGGAGCAAAAGATAAGATATTTCGGGTGAGAAAAATGTTCAATATTCgtagtattttattgaaagaatatctagaatgtattttatgaCCATCATCTTAAGTACTACGCCCTTATAAgccaagaaataaaaactatttctcaAGATCTCTCAAAATATCAAATCGTAAACAAACGCGCTCacaaatgttgttttattggCGTCCCTTTCTTACTTACGTTTGCCGCGCTTTTTACTATTTCGTAATAAACGTTGGCGGCATTTAAAATCCGGCGCGAGTTATTTTGTTAGAGTCTCATAAGGGAAACCTAAAAGTGGATTGAGGCAATTTTGACGTACTTCTTAAATGAATgttatgaaagttattataaaaaataataatttatctattaagCATTCTCATATGTTGTAATTGTGAcgtaattttacataataacaaCACAATCTGGTAAAAAAGATTAATGAAGAAAATGtagggaaaaatattttgtgctCAAATGTAAACTTTATATCTGCCATGCTAAAACTGATTTCTGAATGATATACGTAGCATGCATGTCACGGATATACGTATACAAGATACTTCCTTGATTCCGTGATGTTGGTAGAACTGATCTATTGAGCCAATCACGTACAAGATAGGTGGCGCTGCGGTAGCGACGCGAGACGGCCCCAAGCTAGCTTGCACTGGGAACATTACTTCGAGCCCCATACATTTTCTTCTGGTTCTCTACGTCTGCAGTTTGGTTGTGTACcagttcaaaaattatttcaaaatttttgccATCAGGTAAGTCTAagctttattttaactaaagttATGTGTTTTAACAatgtttatagtaataatgagTGCGAAATtcgataaaatatgttttgttccACGTTGGAATTCTGAGTCAAACATGGCTATAGGCTTCGTCGCACTTTCTGTACTACGCGTGGGTATGAGGACGCCccatttttgataattaatttctcgAATCTTTTCCATTAAACGTCTAAAACAGTTCTTCTACAACTTTTAGAGCAATAATGTTACGATTATTTGGTAATTATGTCATCTCTAGATAATGCGtattttctacaaaatatGAGAAAACAAAATGGCTCTTTCGACTCGGGCATAGGCCAGTGAACTCGTTATAAGGGGCGATAACTAAAATCATTGATTATTGCAGTGGATTATACTGAATTTATGTGGGTtatgatagatttttttgtataaaatcaaatgcaATTACTATTTTCTTAGTATTTAGCTTGTAGGTCATTTCCCGCCAAAACGTGTCTTAGAATGCCTTGTAGTAGCGTGGAAGCACGTTACCACGAATAACTCTGGCCATTCATTTACTATATACGCTTctgtactattttaaatattaattatttgttttcttttaggaaaaaagttaaaatgacGGACAAGCCGAAGCGTCCTATGTCAGCATATATGCTTTGGCTAAATAGTGCACGAGAACAAATTAAGTCCGAAAATCCGGGACTTAAAGTTACCGAAATTGCCAAAAAGGGAGGCGAAATATGGAGATCAATGAAAGACAAGACTGTGAGTGTATATCATTAATGAAAccaattgaattattaattaaatatgttctcAATGATTTATGTActgattgattttattaatcatttactttctattttaaaaaggtttgGGAGGAAAAGGCGGCTAAAGCTAAGGAGCAATACACAAAAGACTTGGAGTCATATAATGCTAATGGAGGCGGTGGTGAAGGTGGCGGTAAAAAGGCACAGAAAAGAGGAAAGAAGGGCAAGAAAGCTTCCCCTgctgtaattaattactttttaactcttacattacatttataatgattgtatatacatattactgGTGACCTACAAAAGAGATCAATAGTTGTCTAGTTTATTTCTAATTCTTTCACTTTGTTTCAGAAGGCAAAGAAGAAGAAGGAGGAATCAGATGAAGAAGAAGCTGGTGAGGAGGAAGAGGAAGAAAGCGAATGATCTCCCAACTTAGGCATTTCTGttcatattgaataatttacttggacttaatttattacaaaataaaatgggaCTGACTTTCCAAAGTCTGTATTGAAagggtttaattttttataaaagtattacagAGATTTTAATtcgtgaatattaataataaatttactcatcaattaatttataaatttaatcgaCATTATACTTGTTGGTTTGTTTAATGTGTGTTGCAGCTTGGGTTTTGTAGAATTGGATAATGATAGGTTGTGAGTGCAGAGTTTGGAAAGTTCCACCACAGGCTAGGTATCTAGGTTTCTAAgcctcaaaaaaaaataatgtttaagtgTTAGCATGTATACACTGGGGAATTGTACAGTTAGCCCTCCCTCGTTAAGTTCGCTGTGACTACTGGATGCTCATGTTTTTTATGTACCTCAGATGGTTTTATCAAAACTGTTATGTCTCCCAACATTGTCGTAAAGCTGTGCTTTAAATTGATATGCCATAAGTATAATTTacgctatatatttttttttgcccaCTGACATTATAGTTTTGGTCGAACTGTGTTAACATGTAAAATTAGAGACAATTTCATGAATGATGCGACGgcttattgttaattaaaccTACCTCTCATTGTAAATTTCAATGCTTATAAATGGTACCAAACTTTTAAGCTAAGAACCAGTTTGGGACATGGGCCCAAGCTgagcaatttaaatttaggaaATTGATGTGTATGTTGTATTTTTAGTTAGTTATAGGTAGGTTTCAATGTGATTAGTCTCtcaaattttacatttgtgttattttgtaaatgagAATTAGCATTCCTCATGTCAATACGGATTTTACATGTTcaataaagtaatttcatataagattctatt of the Danaus plexippus chromosome 13 unlocalized genomic scaffold, MEX_DaPlex mxdp_15, whole genome shotgun sequence genome contains:
- the LOC116770047 gene encoding high mobility group protein D-like isoform X2, translating into MTDKPKRPMSAYMLWLNSAREQIKSENPGLKVTEIAKKGGEIWRSMKDKTVWEEKAAKAKEQYTKDLESYNANGGGGEGGGKKAQKRGKKGKKASPAAKKKKEESDEEEAGEEEEEESE
- the LOC116770047 gene encoding high mobility group protein D-like isoform X1; this translates as MTDKPKRPMSAYMLWLNSAREQIKSENPGLKVTEIAKKGGEIWRSMKDKTVWEEKAAKAKEQYTKDLESYNANGGGGEGGGKKAQKRGKKGKKASPAKAKKKKEESDEEEAGEEEEEESE